The Hippopotamus amphibius kiboko isolate mHipAmp2 chromosome 3, mHipAmp2.hap2, whole genome shotgun sequence genomic interval AAACCCTGTTTCAATGATGTAGCAGgaactgaaaacataaaaaaaaaaaaaagtaacaacaaGAAAACTTCCCTTAACTGCTATCTCCCTTCTTTTCCAATCTTTATCCTTCAGGAACTAACTTATTTTTACATAGTCAAGATTAGATTTGACCCTCTAGTAAAATGGATAGCTTGGGAGTAGTTTGCAACTCACATGAAATAAAACTCAACTCAGTTCAGAGGTAAATATGGTTCTGAGTAAAGAGAGAACAAGTCATTAGAAAGAGCCTTCTGTCTAAGTACAGTATTACTGTTCATGTCAATGCCATATTTTAAACTGTTATCAGAGTTccgagagagagaataaaaggtACCTCTTAGAATGAAAGTAGACTAACATATTGTCATCTCTCTTCTTTTGCTGAGAACATTGGGTAGCTCTTTTGCTATTGAGTGCCActcaataaatgaaaacagtCCCAGCGTTTGCTATTTCACGGCATTAGAGTACTTAATGATTAGGTCTCACTGTTGATGCTGTTCCCTTCACAAGGTGACACGTGCAAGTTAAAATTTGGTAATGAGTTTTCAGCATTAGCTAAAGTCCATTTAGCACATCCTTAAGAGAGGTATCCTTTGTGCACACACCTATATAGCTATTCATTAAGGTAGATAGAACACTACTAACTCCTATGACCCTACAGTGATGTTAGCTAAGAACTAGGACGATGTCACAGTGAACCTGGGTAAGAATCTTGGATAGTTATTTAGAATAATATCTCTTCTAACTAAAACAGGGAAATTGctttcagaaatttaaatttgtttaaaagttaGGCTAACTTGAATTTTCATGAATTTCATGGCTCTGCATCAGGCCAATTGAGAGAACCAGCAAACATGATGGTGCTGATGTGGTCCTAGATGACCGAGAAGCACTCTATTCACAGTATAGATACAGCAAAAACCTATTAGCAGTGAATAAAAAGGGAGGGGAAACCCATCAAACACTCACAGCATTTTCACATCTATCAGAGAGTCGCtacttcatttaaaatgtttgttgcTAACCCTGGATGGAGTACTGACAAATGCTGCAAAATTTCTCTTTACAGAAATTACTGCACCTCACTTTTACAATTTGGTAATAGTTTAAAAAGCTCTATTTTCTCAAATAACATCTAAGAAACTAACAAAGTAATAAAGAACTTTCCAGCATACTATTTCTCAAAAGTAGGAtggacttaaatttttttttttggtaggctTAAAAGCTCCATCTAAAGCAGCATATTCTGTACCTCTCACCTCCCTGCCTATTCAGTAACGGCAAAATCTGTCCACTGAAAGCCTTGATTACACAGCTGAaatgtttccttaaaaatttctaatttcaACTCTACTTTTTCTATGCCACAAGCATAGTTGGTCCCTAAGATGGCTCTAGGTGACAGTTTTCACACTATCATGCTGTTGCCCAACTAAAGAGGAGAATGCCATAGTCTATGTCTTCTGAAGACAAAATATGGCTTCAACATGACATTTAAGGGTAGGCTCTAATCAAATGGTAGCATCATTACATTCCTATTAAAAGACGCATTCTGTTtttccagaagagaaaataacCGTTCATTAGTGATATGGTGCAGCTGTAAGTATATGTACAGGTCTCAGATTAAGAATTACCCTTTGCATTCTAACTTCCTATCATCAGAGCAACGCCATTCTTTCCCACCCATTTTTCCACATACCCAGAGCATCCTCAGGAAGGGAGCACACTACCAACATTCTCACAAATGGCTCACCACCAGTGCAGGCATGGCCAGTCCCTCTCCCAAATCTCTTTTACCATCATCTATGCCCCTGCACCAAAACAATTTCTTAAACCactacatatttaaatattctttaaaaaattaatgatcaATTAAGAGAAGctagagatttttctcttttctatttgcaGTGTAACTTGTAAGCATCTACTTGCCTGCATCCCTTAATAATCCTCCTCCATTCTCTGCATGCAAGACAGGGCATCTAAAACTCTACATGTTTGGTAAATTCTTTCTGGCTCTTGGTGCTGGATTAAGAATCTCAGAAATACCCAGAATTACCAAAAAGGTCCCttgaagatttaaaaatcttAGGAATGATTAAGTAACCAAACCTGACCAAAATCGATCCCATGATCAATTTATTGCAATATGATTGTGCATGATGTCTTCTGGTAAATGCCCTGTAGTGTATTATTAAAAAGCAAAGCTCTTGGAGTCACCAGCAATTTGCTGATGGTTGGTTTATGAATTACTAGGTTTGCAGACGCAAGACATGGATTTAGTGAGGTTCTTCTATTGGACTGAAAATATAAACTATCACACATGTAGAAGGAAATGGAACTGTGGTTGCAGTAAGAACCATAGTGTTGAATTTCTACAACCACAATATTGcagaaaaaagtgtttaaaacatCATATAAAAGTTATCAAATATGGAGACCTGTGGATTTAAAAATACAATCCAGGCTCATTTCACTGTAAAGTGACATTTTTGATGTATAATATTGCTGTTATGTGAAACAAGGAGCCGAAGAGACTGGATGAAACTTTGGTAGTCAGCCTTACACGTTACTTCATCTGGACTAGAGCCATTTCCTAACACCCGAAGATATACAAGCACTATGGCTTACAATCAGGAAGTTGTAGTACAGCTGGCTCTGTGCTGTTCAAgaattgcaaaacaaaaacacttccttccctgctcccctctTCCTCAACACAACACCCAAGCCCCCCGAATGCAGGAGTACCTATTGCAAACGCCTTGTAGCTCATTTCGCTTCCAGGTGCCTAAAGTGCTTCAGGTGATGCTGCCCATTAGAATACTGCTCCAAGACGGCTGCCTAAGTGAAACAATTAGGCAAAGTAACAGACACCTTTGCAGGGCAAAGATTAATCTAacctttcaaaacagaaagaaccaccaggattctttttttttttttcttcttcttcttgagaTATGAAACTGAGTGTGctggcagggaaggaagaggagaaattccccctcatcatctccatcacgatcacttccttctctcttgtGGCTGGCTGGTTCAGATGACCAAGgctcctgcttcttttttttagatcTGGGCAATTACAGCCACCAGGGTGATATGGACCAAAGTACAGTGCTCAAACATGACTGGTAGATAAATGATCATTTATcattgttttgttaaaaaaatttcttttttataaagttaacaaACCAAGGCTGTTGATCCCTGAATTAGAAAGCTGATTTGCTTATTTTCCAAAGTGTGAGGTGggaagaaagaggggaagagCCTCTAGTGCTTTTGTGTATGTTGCTGATGCTCTAATTTGGCAACATCTTGCTAACATCTGATTTGGTGACGTGGCATTTTGTGAATTTAAGTACCAGCCTACGGCCCTGATGCTGGTTACTTACGGcccaaaggggaagagggtcTACCCCCTCCCCCTCGCTGTTTCAATCCGGCCCAGTAGTGGACACAGAGCCCTGGGTGGTTTCTCCAGAAGCAACTGTCTCTTCTTGTGAAGGTGACTCTTCTTCGGCTTGTCCCCGAGATGTGACAGTTGTTTCAGGGGAGATGCTATGAGGCCCCTCCAGGGGTATACAGCCAGGGTGGTTTTTGCGAAAGTGCTGATTCAAGATAGCCTGGAACGGGAAACTTTTGCCACAAACATGACAGTGAAAGGGCTTGTTGCCTGTGTGCTTGCGGATGTGATATTCCAGCTGATCTTTCCGGGTATATTTCTTGCCACACATGCGGCAGACGAATGGTGTGATCCCCATGTGCAGGCGCATGTGGCGGTCCAAGCTCCCCTTCTGGTTGAAAGATTTGGCGCAGTAGATGCAGGTGAGACGGGGGTTGTACCGGAACCACCGCTCAGATACTTCCTGCTCTCGGAGATACTCCACGTAGCCACTTACTCCCATCATTGCTGACTCTTCTATCTGTGCCAGGTGAGGACAATAAGCAAGAAAGACTATATACTATTAAGTATACATAGTAAAAGACATTAAATCTATTTTTACCTCAGTTACTAAGCTATATGCTTATTTTTAGTAGAGATCCAAATAGGAAATTAATTACTATGAAAAAGTAAAGATGTTAagatagaaattaagaaaaaaaatcgagGCTACTCTATTCCATTACCATAAAAGAACAGGATAGCTGAGTTACTTTCTGGTTGAAAAACTGCAGGCTCATTAAACCCCTACTAAATGCTTAATTTATGATGGTAGGAGAATCTAAGTCCACTCACACCATCCATTTGGACTCTAATTTGCAATTATAGTCTGGACAATCAGGTAGGTACTTAGGCAGTGTtggtccaacagaactttctgtgatgatggaaatattcaaTAATCTGCGCCATCTAATACAGTTGCCACCAGGCACACATGGCTATTAAGCATGTATAATatgctagtgtgactgaggaacttaatttttcattttaattgctttcaattaattaaaatttaaatagccacatgtgacatGGCTAATAGCTACTATAATAGCAGTACAGAATACATTACGGCAAGCacattataaatcatatttatggCGTTATCATTAATACCAAAATTTAACCCAGCAGTAACtagctttataaaaatgtatataatttgtaGGAGACAGCATTCCTTTTtacctaaaaatattttagtaccaCACCAACATATTTTCTTCACTCTAAAGACTGATCAAAGTTTAACTGACCTAAGAGAAAATTGGCAAAAGATCTGGGAAAGGAAACTAGGCTGAGATATGAATTTACTAACTTGGTTATTCCTTCCTATAGCCTCTTCACAATTTGATACTCAGTAAGTATTTACTGACTGACTCTTGTCCACCAAATACAATGACAGGTGTCACAGAGAAAGAAGTACAAGGCTTGGTTTCTGATTTTGCCCTCTGAGCAAAAAGATAAAACTCCTAAACAAAaagcagaccaaaaaaaaaaaaaaaaaaaaaaaggagaaatgcatATTCCTAATGATGTTGCTAACTCACTTTTAAAATTGCTTATACCAAAGGTAAATATCCTTAAAATACACTGCACAGAAATATTatcatctagggacttccctggtggtgcagtggttaagaatccgcctgccaatgcaggggaaatgggttcaatccctggcctgggaagatcccacatgcctcggagcaactaggcccattcGCCATGAGCCCAGgagccatagctactgagcctgcatgccacatctactgaagtccatgcacctagagcccatgctccacaacaagacaagccaccacaatgagaagcccgaatactgcaacgaagagtagcccctgctcgccacaactagagaaagcctgtgtgcagcaatgaagactcaatgcagtcaaaaaattataagtaaataaataaataaacattatcaTCTAATTATAAattgtaaattgatatagccactatggagaacaatatggaggttccttaaaaaactaaaaatggaactaccatatgacccagcaatcccactactgggcatataccctgagaaaaccataattcaaaaacatacatgtaccacaaagttcattgcagcactatttacaatagccaggacgtggaagcaacctaaatgcccattaacagatgaatggataaagaagatgtggcacacatatacaatggaataatagccataaaaaggaacgaaattgagttatttgttgtgaggtggatggacctagagtctgtcatacagagtgaagtaagccagaaagagaaaaacaaatactgtatgctaacgcatatacatggaatctaaaacaaacaaacaaacagaaaaaatagtactgatgaatctagtggcaggacaagaataaagacagattagagaatggtcttgaggacatgggggcagggggttgggggagctgggacaaagtgagagagtagcatagacatatatacactgccaaatgtaaaatagatagtgggaagctgctgcataacacagggaggtcaactcaatgcttggtgttGACCTAGTGGGATGGgatagagaggaagggagggaggctcaagagggaggggatatggggatatatgtgtaaatacagccgattcactctGTTATACATACGaaactgcacaacactgtgaaacaattatgctccaataaagatctgagggaaaaaaaaacacaacaaaaaccaCACTTATACTCTCCTGAATAACACTTTCCTTAAATGGATATTGATTCCTGTAACTACCTTTTAAGCCCTCCTATTTCCACAACACAGTTACTTATGTCCATATAGTCTTATCTATATGTATTTTGTGTATCTGTTAGTCTGTCTTATGCTGACACTAAAGCCATAAGGTCTGTCTCATTGCTGTATTTATTTTCACAACAGTTACCGTCATATAGGTCACATAGTCATCACATCCTATTtgagagatgtggagaaaaatgtCCCTAATAATATGAGTAAATTTACTTTTCCTCTAAGCTCCTAACACTTTCTCTCACACCttattaaaaccaaaaaattcttCTATAATAGTTACAATTCCTTTTCTGGTACCAAACAGCATGATAACACACAAGTAAATACAGTTTATAACAATgtcttgggacctccctggtggcggagtggttaggactctgtgctcccaatgcagggggtctgggttcgatccctggtcagggaactagatcccacgtgcacgctgcaactaagagttcgcatgccacaactaaagagcccacatgctgcaactaaggcccagtgcaaccaattaaataaatattaaacgaTGTCTTACTGCTGTTACTATACTGTATACACAATAAACATCCAGTGGTTTAGATAAAAATTAGACAAGATACTATCAGACTGGTGCAGGAGATAAAAAATTAGCTATGCTATCTTAATCCACCAGTGTTTCCTTATAAAGGGCCACAGTTTTTACAATTTATTGTGTTCTACTTGGTGAGTtcaccaactttttaaaaatcaatcttcAATGATAGACACctgtgagaaaaaataaacaaaaatatcaaccAACTACATACTTAAACTACTTGCTAAGGAGAGCCGCAAATAAAATAGAAGACATCATTCCCATCCTTTCTAGAACATTTTAGTGTAAGAAAACATTTaggaagaaaatcaatgaaaagataCAAGCATTCTAAAGAGCAAATAGGacacaaaaatgcaaaagcaatttatttaaaaacatacaatacTATATAAACTAATAATTATATAGTCTTGTATCCACACATGTACAAAATCAAACTCTCTCCATCCCAGGTCCTAAATTACCTACATGTAGTTTTCAAAGGTTATTTTTATCACTCTTAGGACTATAGATTGGCTCCTATAATCAGGAAAAAGTTCCACAATCttatccttttctacttcccAAACTCTGCTGACACCACAAGTGTATTTCCCGTCTGCTCACAagcaagaataaagagaaaagcaatcaTTTACAGTATTTATTTAACAGGGCCAATGttacctctttcctttcttactcATTATACTATGTTCACACACAGTGACAATTTCTTCAACCACTGCAGCAATCCTAAATCCACAACTACATACCTGGGAGCTGGGTTGCTTAGGCTCATCCATTCTCCCAGGAGACTCACTTCGGGCTCTGTGTCTCTCCGTCAAAGGAACAACACTGCCGGAGGGGCTAAATCTGTTGAAAGAGGAGCACAAAGGGGACTAATAGAAAAGAAGTGTCAAGGAACTTAAAAAATGGTGATGTCTGCCTCCTTTATCCCATACTCTAGGGAGGGGGAAGAAATTAAACAGATGTCTAAGTCCTTTCATGGAGTCAATATAGAATCATATATGAAATAAGAAAAGCTTGCcctagtaaatttaagaaatacgAAATGGCATAGCTGATATGACCTGGTGAAGCTAAGGCTAAATATAAGCGTCTATCCTCATATAAGTACTAGAagaccaaaaaagaataaattaaaactgGGTCTGTAGTTTTGTTTCTTCTATGTAACTTCTACGCTTTTGGTTGATCCTTTCCCCCAGCCCCATGATAACTTGTTATACATCTCAGACTGTTGACACAGATCATGGAGAGCAAAAATCTTTGCATTTAAGCTATTATTTCTGATACAGTTCTAACATGGGGGCACAACAGTGCTAACAAGGTGACAACAAGTATTATGCTCAAGAATACTTTAACTATTAAGGACacaagaaggaaaatattctaaTCAAGACCAACTTAAGTGGATATAGTATATACTCTCTGAATTTCTGTGACACACTTGTCTCTCAAGATCAGATGCGAACCAAAGTAATAGCTTCTTCAGTTCActgttcaatttaaaatttttaagaaacgaAAAGAATATTACCAATCTAAGTtggtaatatttttctctttcaattgaGACTTTCTTTCAATTTACTAAgattaaaattattgttatttccCCCAAAAGAAATGTTCTAACAACCGCAAAGCATTAGAAGGAGAAAAGTGGGGCACGGGGCATAGGGCATAGTAGCACTAGTGGAAATAAAGAAACTCTCAGGTTTGTGGTAGCAGCTGTcatcaatgaaagaaaacagaagagatacCATCAAatgacaagtgaaaaaaaagaatgaaaaacatctAGAAAGCTTTTCTTTGGAATTACTGTAATTACACTAAAATGAACAATCACTACTGGTACCTAATTTGGTAGATGGGGGCAAAGACAAGTAAACAGTGCTACAAAGGAATGTAAAACTCCCAGAAGCCACCTACCTGTGTGAGAACATACCAAGGAAGGGCAATGCTGTCAGATTCCCAGCTGACGACCAGCTCTCTTCCTGGAATTCCGAAGAAGCCCTGGCAATTACTGATCCTACTGTGACTGCAGATGCTATTCTGATTCATGAAGTGTCTAACTTTACCACAGTTCTCACAACACTGTGAATACTTCAGGACTAGGAGCTTCCTGCTTTAAAGAAATTAGAATGCAAGTCTTTTGGCACacttccagttttcccaacataaACTCAGACTAAGAACATCAAGTAAGGAAGATTCTGACTAGGAACATCAAATAAGGAAGATATTCTTTGTATCACACACAAGATCTGCTTTAATTATGTCTGCACAATAGCCATTAGAtgggcaaacaaaacaaaacttacctGTCAATTTCACTGCTTGTTGGCCTAGCAACCTTGGCTCCTGAAGATCCTAATGTGTAATTTTCCTGTCCTACAGAACCATGGCCCGTGGTGTCAATCACCATGGCTGTGACTTCCTCTGCACTACTCCCATCTTCTCCGGAAGGCTGATTCTCAGGCCCAAGCCACTCCCCTAGATGCTCAGTCTTGATGTGTACTGCTCCGAGAACTCCAACTTCATCGTCGCTCCGTGCCCCTCGGTCTGCTGCTCCTGTCTCCACGTACCACTGTCCTGCTCGGTTGATCCGAAGAATGGGCTCCCGGCTCTCTACATCAGAACTCTGTTCAATTATCTGAGGGCTGGTGGACTCCTCAGGAGGACTGAGCTCCCTGATATCCAGTACAGCGCTAACCTGACCTCGCCGGTTGCCCTTTGGGGTATTATGTCGGGGACTGAGGGAGCGGTTCAGATTTGGTGTAACTCTGTGAGACTCTGGAGGTCCCTCTGGGTGCTTTGTCCTTGGCTGACTTAATTCAGCTTCAACCTCAGCCACGTTGATTTTGAAATGAATGCCCTCCAGGATCTGTGTGCATTTGTCTATAATATGCTGCATCTGCAGAAAACTGGCAGCTGTCAGGTAGCTGATGATATCTGCCAGCTGCAGGCATATCCGCCCCGTATAACAGAAAGAAAGGAGCTGTTCAAAAACAGTAGGGTTCTTTATGACTGAAATGGAGACAGTACTCATCTCATTCAAGGACATGTGATCTCGGAAATAGGGGGAGCTGGCAGCTAGTACCACTTTGTGAGCCCGAAAAGCTTGTCCTTGCACATGGACCACGATGTCACAGAGACGGCCCTGCATGCGCAGCTGGTTTAGATGGCTCAGGACAGAGTTGCTGAAGTCAGGGATCTCCAGTTGTATGTTCCCACTTTTCTCCATGGTCGTGCCTGAGGGTGTAGGCAGGCATTCAACCCTGCTGAAAGAGCAAAGAACTCTCATTAATAATTATAACCAGTCCCTCTCAGGCTTTCCAATTCAAACctattgaaaaatattatttggtaAAATTTCAAAATCTCCAAATAGAAATACCTTCCTTATGTTTAAGAAATACCAACAGGTTTAGTAGTTTAGGTTTCACAGCAAGATACCATTAAAACCAAAAAGTGAGTtagatttctaaaaattaaagctATGCCCATACTTTCCTTATTAACAAGCTATGTAACGTCAATTACCCAACAGAATAGAAAGGGTAAAAAAAAGCAGTTGTGACAATTTTTATTTACTAAGTGTTAATCATATGGTATCTGCAAACAATATAAAATCCAGTGACAActttggagaaggaaagaagcttTTTGAATAAATGTGATTATACACAGGTGGGCTGATTAGATACCCTTAATATTCTACTACTTGCTGCATGagttatgtttattattttataaagtgaCCAATATCCCACATGAGTATAAGCCGTTATTTCTAAGTTGAAGGGTCAGAGCCCCCACAGAAAGGCTCTGGGTTTACGACTCGGAGGCAAACTCTAGGTTAACAAAAACTCCGAGTTGTGTCAGGACTCACATGCAGAGAACTTGAAGAAGTTCACTCTCAGGATCAGGAAAAGGTAGATAAGCCTGCCTTTATCTAGATTCAAAGTTGGAAATTTCAGGGTGGTAATGATACTCTTGATTCTGAAATTTACTTCCCCAAAGCTGGTGAAAAACAGAGCGTTTACCAATCATAGccaatatttttacattaaaagattttttttttttaaagtagctgaACCACTAAGCCTGTAACTGCATCCAACAGTCTTCACTGGTTGAGAGTAGTCTGTATAAATCCCATTAGAAAGACACGGACTTGAGCATACACAGTTACCTAAGACCTGAAACTTCAGGAACTTATCCTGACAAGCTCACAGTATTGCCCCGCATTTACAACACAACTTATCAGTAAATAGGGAAGTGTATACACTGCTTTCAAGAACCAACTTTAGCCGATCTGACCTTTTTCCAAagcgtttttgtttgttttgaaacttttaatCCAATAAGAGCCTCTGTCGATGCCATCATGAATTCAGATGTTTATTTTGGAGCCTACACCAGCGCCTTTTTTGTTTGGTCTTTCCGGCAATTCCCCAGTGAGGAGGAAGCCCATGGAGTAAGGTCTTTCTCTACCGTCGGCACTGGAGGGGTGAGAGCTGTAAGAGGGAGAATCGGGAACGGCATGGGGTTGGCCACTCCGGTACTTAAGTGGCTTTCGTTCGCGTCAGGAAGCGTGGGGAACCGGGAACAGGTAGAGGGGCGAAATGTCACCGAGGAGCGGGGGCGGAGAGGGGAGCGAGGCGTGGGGCCGGGGAGCGAGCAATCA includes:
- the ZBTB37 gene encoding zinc finger and BTB domain-containing protein 37, with protein sequence MEKSGNIQLEIPDFSNSVLSHLNQLRMQGRLCDIVVHVQGQAFRAHKVVLAASSPYFRDHMSLNEMSTVSISVIKNPTVFEQLLSFCYTGRICLQLADIISYLTAASFLQMQHIIDKCTQILEGIHFKINVAEVEAELSQPRTKHPEGPPESHRVTPNLNRSLSPRHNTPKGNRRGQVSAVLDIRELSPPEESTSPQIIEQSSDVESREPILRINRAGQWYVETGAADRGARSDDEVGVLGAVHIKTEHLGEWLGPENQPSGEDGSSAEEVTAMVIDTTGHGSVGQENYTLGSSGAKVARPTSSEIDRFSPSGSVVPLTERHRARSESPGRMDEPKQPSSQIEESAMMGVSGYVEYLREQEVSERWFRYNPRLTCIYCAKSFNQKGSLDRHMRLHMGITPFVCRMCGKKYTRKDQLEYHIRKHTGNKPFHCHVCGKSFPFQAILNQHFRKNHPGCIPLEGPHSISPETTVTSRGQAEEESPSQEETVASGETTQGSVSTTGPD